Proteins encoded together in one Chitinophaga sp. LS1 window:
- a CDS encoding helix-turn-helix transcriptional regulator yields the protein MPSPSLQPYIDGYRIIDSEVLIVNRVLPGIVPVLALRLKGNISSQNESLPTYSLSGLRKTPRLIQYHAGTSNLLILFKEGGLNAFFDIPAHEFFNESISLDNLVDISFLEDQLSEGTDYIGIVENFLLQQLKHRTPDQLILAATNAIKEQQGNLNITQLASSLYISQDAFEKRFRKVIGTTPKQFASLVRMQSIVKNYSTKDFTHLALEAGYFDQAHFNKAFKQFTGLTPSSFFNTPPQW from the coding sequence ATACCGTCCCCTTCTCTACAACCCTACATCGATGGCTACCGCATCATCGATAGCGAGGTACTCATTGTCAATAGGGTATTACCGGGCATCGTACCTGTATTGGCACTGCGGTTAAAAGGCAATATCTCTTCCCAAAATGAATCACTGCCTACTTACTCGCTCTCAGGTCTGAGAAAAACACCCCGCCTCATTCAATATCATGCCGGCACTTCCAACCTGCTGATATTATTCAAAGAAGGAGGGCTCAATGCTTTCTTCGACATCCCTGCACATGAATTCTTCAATGAAAGTATCTCACTGGATAACCTGGTAGACATTTCCTTCTTAGAAGATCAACTGAGCGAAGGCACTGACTACATCGGCATCGTAGAAAATTTCCTACTACAACAACTCAAACACCGCACACCCGATCAGTTAATATTAGCAGCTACTAATGCAATCAAAGAACAACAGGGCAATTTAAATATCACTCAACTCGCCTCCTCCCTTTATATTAGTCAGGATGCATTTGAAAAACGTTTCAGAAAAGTGATCGGCACTACGCCAAAACAATTTGCAAGCCTCGTACGTATGCAATCCATCGTTAAAAACTATTCCACTAAAGACTTCACCCACCTTGCTCTCGAAGCCGGCTACTTTGACCAGGCACACTTCAACAAAGCCTTCAAACAATTCACCGGTCTCACGCCATCCAGCTTTTTCAATACACCTCCTCAATGGTAA
- a CDS encoding helix-turn-helix domain-containing protein: MYERKIPKDLDCGMAMTMDIIGNKWKPCLLYSIYKGINRPGQLQQQNPKASRQVLNQQLKELEAHGIIRKVVYAQLPPKVEYFLTELGETLIPVLEAMTAWGNSFIVKEEVFPAVEEEILPIVEQEILPIVKEEILPVRP, translated from the coding sequence ATGTATGAGCGTAAAATACCGAAGGACCTCGATTGCGGGATGGCCATGACGATGGATATCATTGGTAATAAGTGGAAGCCTTGTTTGCTATATAGTATTTACAAGGGTATTAACCGGCCCGGGCAATTGCAGCAGCAAAATCCAAAGGCATCCAGACAGGTGTTGAATCAGCAATTGAAAGAATTGGAGGCACATGGCATCATCCGGAAAGTGGTGTATGCACAGTTGCCTCCAAAGGTGGAATATTTTCTTACTGAATTGGGTGAGACATTGATTCCTGTATTGGAAGCAATGACTGCGTGGGGGAATTCTTTTATTGTAAAGGAGGAGGTATTTCCTGCCGTAGAGGAGGAAATATTACCTATTGTAGAGCAAGAAATTTTGCCTATTGTAAAGGAGGAAATATTGCCGGTTCGCCCTTAG
- a CDS encoding MBL fold metallo-hydrolase, translating to MKQLLFILFLTISQQANSQQVIPLQPISQQVIPQHPTSQHPIPLQAIAQLNQPGYYRTQLGDYEVTALSDGTVPIHLHDILTNVSHREIDSLTTLSYQTPTEEASVNAYLLKINGKNILIDAGAAELYGPTLGHLPESLRKIGIAPEQIDAILVTHIHTDHTGGLMLDGKMVFPNATIYISKPEADFWMNEKNKTPRLAKWFKEAEDKVGPYIKAGKVKTFEYGTPLFPGITPIDAHGHTPGHTFYALESKGEKMLFIGDMIHAASIQFPDPAVTINFDVDEKNAAIQRIKTFKDAAAKGYWLAADHISFPGIGHVRPQANGYLWIPINYSTLGSGQ from the coding sequence ATGAAACAACTTCTTTTTATTTTATTCCTGACAATTTCGCAACAAGCAAATTCGCAACAAGTCATTCCGCTACAACCCATTTCTCAACAAGTTATTCCGCAACACCCCACTTCGCAACACCCCATTCCGCTACAAGCCATTGCACAATTAAACCAACCTGGTTATTACCGCACTCAACTCGGCGACTACGAAGTGACTGCATTATCAGATGGCACGGTGCCTATTCACCTGCACGATATCCTCACCAATGTCTCGCACCGGGAAATCGATAGTTTGACGACACTCAGTTATCAAACACCCACCGAAGAAGCCTCTGTCAATGCCTACCTTTTAAAAATCAACGGCAAAAACATCCTCATCGATGCAGGCGCTGCTGAATTGTATGGCCCTACACTAGGCCACCTGCCAGAGAGCTTGCGCAAAATAGGCATAGCACCTGAACAAATCGATGCGATATTAGTCACACACATTCACACCGATCACACCGGCGGACTCATGCTCGATGGCAAAATGGTTTTCCCAAATGCCACCATTTACATCAGTAAACCAGAAGCAGATTTCTGGATGAATGAGAAAAACAAGACACCCCGCTTAGCCAAATGGTTCAAAGAAGCTGAAGACAAAGTAGGACCTTACATAAAAGCCGGCAAAGTAAAAACCTTTGAATATGGCACGCCACTTTTTCCCGGTATTACACCCATCGATGCTCACGGACATACACCCGGCCACACCTTCTATGCATTAGAGAGCAAAGGCGAAAAGATGCTATTCATCGGCGATATGATACATGCCGCCAGCATACAATTTCCAGACCCTGCCGTTACTATCAACTTTGATGTAGATGAAAAAAACGCCGCTATACAAAGGATCAAAACATTTAAAGATGCAGCTGCTAAGGGCTACTGGCTGGCCGCTGATCACATCTCCTTCCCGGGTATCGGTCATGTGAGACCACAAGCCAATGGCTATCTATGGATACCTATCAATTACAGCACATTAGGATCTGGCCAATAA
- a CDS encoding helix-turn-helix transcriptional regulator — MATRISTCIGADLKSKGFKVHEVSGIVPAAEVHARRDYYKIVMVTGDFILKFGDKTMDIDGTYLFFANPNVHHTIIPRSLERSGYACVFTEDFIAGRELTDLVQNSPLFRSSESPVLPLNPEQVAFLTSIYRKMLTVYNSDYEHRDELFRNCIELIIHEALQIQPANQDLREHNAAARVTRSFLELLERQFPIDNPAEPLKLRTAQDFANSLSVHTNYLNRTVKAVTGKPTSVLIAERITAEARALLQHTNWSVADIAYGLGFEYPTYFNNYFKRITGTTPNAIRTTRV; from the coding sequence ATGGCAACAAGAATCAGTACCTGTATCGGCGCAGACTTAAAATCTAAAGGTTTTAAAGTACATGAGGTATCCGGCATCGTACCGGCCGCAGAAGTGCACGCCAGAAGGGATTATTATAAAATAGTGATGGTAACGGGGGATTTCATCCTGAAATTCGGAGATAAAACGATGGACATAGATGGTACCTACCTTTTCTTCGCCAATCCGAACGTCCATCATACGATTATCCCCCGTTCCCTTGAAAGATCAGGCTATGCCTGTGTCTTCACGGAAGATTTTATTGCTGGCAGGGAACTGACTGACCTGGTGCAGAATTCACCGCTATTCAGATCATCCGAATCACCGGTACTGCCATTAAACCCGGAACAAGTCGCATTTCTGACCAGCATTTACAGGAAAATGCTCACCGTATATAATAGTGATTATGAGCACAGAGATGAATTGTTCCGTAACTGTATTGAACTTATCATTCACGAAGCCCTACAGATTCAACCTGCCAACCAGGACCTGCGGGAACACAATGCCGCTGCCCGCGTCACCCGGTCTTTTTTAGAATTGCTGGAAAGGCAGTTCCCCATCGACAACCCTGCAGAACCACTCAAACTACGCACTGCACAGGATTTCGCCAACTCCCTCTCTGTACATACCAATTACCTGAACCGTACAGTAAAGGCCGTCACCGGCAAACCAACTTCCGTACTCATAGCCGAGAGAATTACCGCCGAAGCCAGGGCTTTGCTGCAACATACCAACTGGAGCGTAGCAGATATCGCCTATGGTCTGGGGTTTGAATATCCCACCTATTTTAATAACTATTTCAAAAGGATCACCGGCACCACCCCAAATGCCATCAGAACTACCAGGGTTTGA
- a CDS encoding alpha-L-fucosidase, which yields MVRLSLISLFITLAYIPSFSQQVLPSKDQIAWADAEMGVIIHLDINIFAPETFDYKKKETLPDLSIFHPSKLNTDQWVKTAKAAGAKYAVLTVKHGTGFCLWPSAVNDYNVGHTPYKKDILQDFIASCKKYGLRPGLYYNTNTNTYYGTHDEAYTKAVLAQLNELWSNYGPMFEIWFDGGLQNGLEADVLKMIHDKQPQAILFQGPLKAGNTIRWIGNEDGFAAYPQWSRANETTASDGTVKIDGLHGDPEGKYWCPGESDFPIRRNYAWNGGWLWKAGEDKDLFSVKELMEKYYKSVGRNTNMLVGMVVDTSGLIPKADSLVFDSLGHRLKQVFSAPLAVRNNLTQSIIEFGNKTGKAASQIMIMEDLEYGENILAYSLQAMMGDKWKEVATGESVGHKRIQTFSPVNAEQWRLMITGNAGPLHIRKVALY from the coding sequence ATGGTCAGGTTGTCTTTAATTTCGTTGTTTATTACGCTGGCGTATATCCCATCTTTTTCTCAACAGGTGCTCCCTTCTAAAGACCAGATTGCATGGGCGGATGCGGAGATGGGCGTTATTATTCACCTGGATATCAACATCTTTGCACCGGAAACATTTGATTATAAAAAGAAAGAAACCTTACCTGATCTATCCATTTTCCATCCATCCAAACTTAATACAGATCAATGGGTGAAGACAGCAAAAGCAGCGGGTGCAAAGTATGCGGTACTCACGGTAAAGCATGGAACCGGTTTTTGCCTCTGGCCTTCTGCCGTGAATGATTATAATGTAGGACATACCCCTTATAAAAAAGATATCCTGCAGGATTTTATCGCCTCCTGTAAAAAATACGGCTTACGCCCAGGGCTTTATTATAATACAAATACTAACACTTATTATGGCACCCATGACGAAGCTTACACCAAAGCTGTGCTGGCCCAATTGAATGAGCTTTGGAGCAACTATGGTCCTATGTTTGAAATCTGGTTTGATGGAGGTTTGCAAAATGGGTTGGAGGCAGATGTGCTGAAGATGATTCATGACAAGCAACCACAAGCCATCTTATTTCAGGGGCCATTGAAAGCTGGCAATACTATTCGCTGGATTGGTAATGAAGATGGGTTTGCAGCTTATCCACAATGGAGCAGGGCAAATGAAACGACGGCTTCAGATGGCACTGTTAAAATAGATGGTCTGCATGGTGATCCGGAGGGGAAATACTGGTGCCCGGGGGAATCTGATTTTCCTATTCGTAGAAATTACGCATGGAATGGCGGATGGTTGTGGAAGGCTGGTGAAGATAAGGACCTGTTTTCTGTAAAGGAGCTGATGGAGAAGTATTATAAGAGTGTAGGCAGGAATACGAATATGCTTGTAGGTATGGTGGTGGATACCAGTGGACTCATTCCAAAGGCAGACTCGCTTGTTTTTGATAGTCTTGGGCATCGTTTAAAACAGGTTTTTTCAGCACCTTTGGCGGTGCGTAATAATTTAACCCAATCCATTATTGAGTTCGGAAATAAGACTGGAAAAGCCGCCAGTCAGATAATGATCATGGAAGATCTGGAATATGGGGAGAATATTTTAGCGTATAGTCTGCAGGCGATGATGGGGGATAAATGGAAAGAAGTGGCGACGGGAGAATCTGTTGGGCATAAGCGGATACAGACTTTTAGTCCGGTGAATGCGGAGCAGTGGCGATTGATGATTACGGGGAATGCGGGGCCACTGCATATTAGAAAAGTTGCGCTCTATTAG
- a CDS encoding SDR family NAD(P)-dependent oxidoreductase — MAEIINIPPIDYILPPFGYISTLQVPDLCDMKVTLITGASGGIGEAFARQLAKEGHHLLLVARSADKLKTLSEQLSQQYKITAHYLAVDLAKSGSDQIIADEVVHRNLQVDWLINNAGIGTGGDLMIHPDLLQGTELAKKIRQYDFFHYEVNEALILSADEEQDIEELFRKIQQEINRPIDKFSQDVLIAQLDLLFTYSNRFYDRQFITRRPLNNNLLSSFEILLDEFFSQKNINTGLPTIGYFADKLHLSAKYFSDMLKQLTGLTAQQHIHEKLIEKAKEKLSTSELSVSEIAYELGFEHSQSFSKFFKSKTQQSPMEFRQSMI, encoded by the coding sequence TTGGCGGAGATAATCAATATTCCGCCAATTGACTACATCCTTCCGCCTTTTGGCTACATTTCCACGCTGCAGGTACCTGACCTTTGTGACATGAAAGTAACACTCATCACTGGCGCCTCAGGTGGCATAGGCGAAGCATTCGCCAGACAACTGGCCAAAGAAGGCCATCATTTACTACTGGTAGCAAGATCTGCTGATAAGTTGAAAACACTCAGCGAACAATTAAGTCAGCAGTACAAAATCACAGCACATTACCTGGCCGTTGACCTTGCAAAGTCAGGCAGTGACCAAATCATAGCAGACGAAGTCGTTCATAGAAATCTACAGGTAGACTGGCTGATCAATAATGCAGGCATTGGTACCGGCGGAGATCTGATGATTCATCCCGATCTGCTGCAGGGTACGGAGTTGGCAAAGAAGATCCGGCAGTATGATTTCTTTCATTATGAGGTGAATGAAGCGCTAATTTTGTCGGCAGATGAAGAGCAGGATATAGAAGAACTGTTTAGGAAAATACAGCAGGAGATCAACAGGCCGATTGATAAATTCAGTCAGGATGTGTTGATTGCACAACTGGATTTATTATTCACTTATAGTAATCGTTTTTATGACAGACAGTTTATTACGCGGAGGCCATTAAACAATAACCTGTTGTCTTCATTTGAAATACTGTTAGATGAATTTTTTTCTCAAAAAAACATTAATACCGGCTTACCAACCATTGGGTATTTCGCAGATAAATTACACCTGTCTGCTAAGTACTTCAGTGATATGCTGAAACAGCTCACGGGTTTAACTGCACAGCAACATATTCATGAAAAACTGATTGAGAAGGCAAAAGAAAAGCTCTCTACATCTGAGTTATCTGTCAGTGAAATTGCTTATGAGCTGGGGTTTGAGCATTCACAGTCGTTCAGTAAGTTTTTTAAATCCAAGACGCAGCAAAGCCCTATGGAGTTCAGACAATCTATGATTTAA
- a CDS encoding six-hairpin glycosidase, whose amino-acid sequence MQKLPGALLLCLLTCKLSIAQTGSAKEPVRYIGGVTVDPSVHDGRLRWAIGVENRQVLRANRSHPELSDNFGWTYNHAPFIAYWNHQFYLQYLSNPVNEHEAPGHTLIMTSKDGQHWTLPQEVFPPYQAPPGVKIPEGYKGYMMHQRMGFYVAPNGRLLTVAFYGHTEHPFREGGIGRVVREIHKDGTFGPIHFIRYSSYNKWNESNTSFPFYTHSTDTGFVNACAALLSDRLMNFQWLDEDSGNDDFYPNFKTYKDSVNALSYFHRKDGKVVALWKKSWTALSDDEGKTFSKPVRVPTLLMAGGKNWGQRTKDGRYAMVYNPIETQEYRYPLALVTSDDGIIFDDLLLVHGEVPPRRFYGRWKDFGPNYIRGIEEGNGVPPGNDMWLAYSVNKEDIWVARVPLPVKYKVTGPVKDNFNGTGKDNFTGTVKNNTINTGKDNSISDGKSNSISAGKDNSISTVKDNAINPLKDWNIYAPQWATVTIANNALRLADKDPYDYARAIRVFKESRQTKLQLKVSPQQNDHGMLDIDITDRFGNRPVRISFSEQGYITAQDGDSIKQLQPYIPGTWYTIDITITNKNYDITINKKHFLQHAQLAEAVKSVERLSLRTGPYRNLPNRKTPNQVESGPLAGADDPLPEAVFYIDDVLIQ is encoded by the coding sequence ATGCAAAAACTACCAGGAGCACTCCTGCTATGCCTCCTCACGTGTAAACTCTCTATCGCCCAAACGGGCAGTGCCAAAGAACCTGTAAGATACATAGGCGGTGTAACCGTAGATCCTTCTGTTCACGACGGCCGCCTCCGCTGGGCCATCGGCGTGGAAAACAGGCAGGTACTCAGGGCCAACCGCTCTCACCCTGAACTATCTGACAATTTCGGTTGGACCTACAACCACGCCCCCTTCATCGCCTACTGGAATCACCAATTTTACCTCCAATACCTCAGTAATCCAGTCAATGAACACGAAGCCCCCGGTCACACCCTTATTATGACCTCCAAAGACGGTCAGCACTGGACCCTGCCACAGGAAGTCTTTCCTCCTTACCAGGCACCTCCGGGTGTAAAAATTCCCGAAGGGTACAAGGGGTATATGATGCACCAACGCATGGGCTTCTATGTAGCACCCAACGGCCGCCTGCTCACAGTCGCCTTTTATGGTCATACAGAACACCCTTTCCGTGAAGGCGGCATCGGTCGCGTAGTCAGAGAAATTCACAAAGACGGCACTTTTGGACCTATCCATTTTATCCGCTACAGCAGTTATAATAAATGGAATGAAAGCAATACCAGCTTCCCATTCTACACGCACTCCACCGATACAGGTTTTGTAAATGCCTGTGCCGCCCTGCTCTCCGACAGGTTAATGAACTTCCAATGGCTAGATGAAGACAGCGGCAACGACGACTTCTATCCCAATTTCAAAACTTATAAAGACAGCGTGAACGCACTTTCCTACTTCCATCGCAAAGACGGCAAAGTAGTGGCCCTCTGGAAAAAATCCTGGACAGCCCTCTCTGACGATGAAGGCAAGACCTTTTCCAAACCAGTGAGAGTGCCTACTTTACTCATGGCTGGTGGTAAAAACTGGGGCCAGCGAACCAAAGACGGTCGGTATGCAATGGTCTACAATCCTATCGAAACACAGGAATACCGGTATCCACTGGCGTTAGTGACCAGTGATGACGGCATCATCTTCGATGATCTGCTGCTTGTACATGGCGAAGTTCCACCCCGCCGGTTTTATGGTAGATGGAAAGATTTTGGTCCTAATTATATAAGAGGTATTGAAGAAGGCAATGGTGTTCCACCGGGTAATGACATGTGGCTCGCTTACAGTGTGAATAAAGAAGATATATGGGTGGCACGTGTACCACTGCCGGTAAAGTATAAAGTCACGGGGCCGGTAAAAGATAATTTCAATGGTACAGGGAAAGATAATTTCACCGGCACTGTGAAAAACAATACCATCAACACAGGAAAAGACAATTCCATTAGTGATGGCAAAAGCAATTCAATCAGCGCGGGCAAAGATAATAGCATCAGTACTGTAAAAGACAATGCCATCAACCCGCTCAAAGACTGGAATATCTACGCCCCTCAATGGGCGACCGTTACCATCGCGAACAACGCCTTGCGACTTGCTGACAAAGATCCTTACGACTATGCCAGAGCTATTCGCGTATTCAAAGAAAGCAGGCAAACAAAATTACAATTGAAAGTCTCTCCTCAACAAAACGACCACGGCATGCTGGATATCGACATCACTGACCGATTTGGCAATAGACCTGTGCGCATCAGTTTCAGTGAACAAGGGTACATTACCGCACAGGATGGGGATTCCATCAAACAACTCCAACCCTACATACCCGGCACCTGGTACACCATCGACATTACGATTACCAATAAAAACTACGATATTACTATCAATAAAAAGCACTTCCTCCAACACGCACAACTAGCAGAAGCCGTAAAATCAGTAGAACGCCTTTCCTTACGCACGGGCCCTTAC